The region GGCCTCCTCCCGGCGGCGGGACGACTACTACAGCTTCCTGCTGCGGTGAGACTAAGGGCGAGACGGCCCTGCACAGGGGGTCtgcggcgggcggggcgggcggggcgggcgtGGGGCTGAGGGCTCTCCCGCTGGACGGGaggaggggcagtggggaggctTGGGGGGCGGCACTGCCGAGCACCCCCTCCACTGCCCCCAGCCTCCTGGAGCAGGGCACCCACAGCGACGTGGTCTTCTTGGTGCACGGGAAGTCCTTCCGGGCACACCGCTGCGTCCTGGGCGCTCGCAGCACCTACTTCGCACGCATGCTCGACACCAGGTGGAAGGGCAAGAGTGTCGTGGTCCTCAGGCACCCCCTGGTGCGTCCCTCCCGGGGACGGCGAGGGCAGAGGGTGAGCAGGGGCTTTGGGTTGGGTGGCTGCCTCTGACCTTGTCTCTGCCTGCTGCAGATCAACCCCGTGGCCTTTGGGGCCCTTCTGCAGTACCTGTACACAGGTGAGCCCTGGGTTTGGGTAGGGAGGGGCTGCAGCACACCCAGACGTGGCTTCGGGGCCACTTCTTCTCTCCTGGGGCTCATCCCCTGGGGTGCAGGGTGGTTCCAGCCGCCTCCTGGGCTGGCTTTTCCCACCCGCAAGGGAGCCCTTCTCGTCTGTCCCGGGTCCTGTAGAACTCGGGTGGTCGGGGGAGGGACGGCCGCGGGGCAGCCGAGGGTCCCCTCAGGCTCTGAGCCTCCCCCCAGCACTGCACCCATACCCAGGCTGCGCGGACGTCGGTGTGGAGCATGTCGGCGACTGTGAGCGTCTGGCCAAGCAGTGCCAGCTGTGGGACCTGCTCGGCGGCCTGGAGGCCAAGTGTGAGTGGGCGTGTCCAGGCCTTGGGGCCCGGGGCCTCAGGCAGCAGCTGGCGGGCCGCCCGGCTCCCTAAAGCTGCGTTCTCCTCTCCATAGTGGCTTCCGAGCCAGGCACGAGTGTGAAGGTGCTGGCCATCGAGCCCCCCCAGGCAGACCCCCGGTTGCGGGAGGACCTGGCCCTGCTGGCCGATTGTGCCCTGCCCCCCGAGCTCCGGGTACGCGCAGCCGCCTGGGCCGGGCTTGCGGGTAGGGGGCGTGCCCGGGGATGGGGCCGCCCGTTGCTGCCCTTTTCTGAGCCGGCCTGCTTGCTTTAGTCGTCTTGTGTCTAAGTCAACACACGGGGCAGCAGTCGTCCTCCAAGATGAGCTAGGACGGGCTCCTGGCCGGGGCCGGCTGCTCGCCCGTCTCCTGCCTGCTCTCACGGCACCTGCTCTCCTGTCCCCCGCCAGGGTGATCTTGGGGAGCTGCCCTTCCCTTGCGACGGCTTCAGCAGCTGTCCTGATGTCTGCTTCCGAGTGGACGGTTACAGCTTCCTCTGTCACAAGGTACCAAGTTTTTGCCCTCCggacccccacccctgcctcaagCCCTGGGCCAGCTCCTCCAGGCACAAGTCTTGGCCCGTCCTGAGCCCAGCCTCCCACAGGCCTTCTTCTGTGGCCGCAGTGATTACTTCCGGGCCCTGCTGGATGACCACTTCCGAGAGAATGCGGAGCTGGAGGCGTCAGGTGGCCTCCTGGTCATCACCCTGCACGACATCTCACCCGACATCTTCACCCACGTGCTGTACTACATCTATGGCGACCACACCGAGGTGTGTgcactgggcaggggtggggggaggtacaCAGGCCACGTCACCACGGGGCTTAGAGGGAGCGCCCAGGTCTGGACTGGCTCCGAGAGGCCTGTTCTCTCTCAGGCTGGAGGGAGTGTGGCTCCTGTTTAAACTTTTCTATCAGGTGGCGGGGCCCTGGTTCCAGGGCAGGAGTGAGTGACGAGACTCATGGCATGAGCGCCTGGCACTTGGAGACAGAGCGCAGTCACCTGGGGTCCCCCAGTTTTCCAGCCCGGGGGTGGCCGGGGACAGTCACCCTGAACTCCTGCAACAGTGGGGAGCGCTGGCCTCGTGCGTCGGGGTCGGCGCAGGGCCCTTTGGCTGCCCCGAGGCGGCAGGTGAGCGCTGCCTGCGTGCGGCTCACTGTAGTAACGTGGTGACCGAGGAAGGgggtttgtttcttgtttctctgcGGTGAGCGCCCAGGGCAGGGTTATTAGCACGCTTCCTCCCAGAAGGGGTCAGTGGGCCCGCAGGGTCCCTGTCACAGCTGCTCCCGGAGAAGGGGGTGACGGCCAAGCAGGTGCCCCTGCCTGGACTGGGTGGGTGGAAGTTGCACCCGGCTTCCCTCGTCCTCTGGAGGCCGTGCCTGCCACAGCAGGTGGGAAACATGGGCTCTGGCTGCGGGGCTCAGGGCAGAGCTGGCCTGCAACGTGAGCCCCTGGCTCGGCCCGTGGACCCCATTCTTAAGTCTCGGGTGCCCTTCCTCACCTCCGTTCTCATTGCAGCTGCCTCCCGAGTTGGCCTACGACGTGCTGAGCGTGGCCGACATGTACCTGTTGCCAGGCCTGAAGCAGCTGTGTGGCCGTGGCCTGGCCCAGCTGCTGGACGAGGACAGCGTGGTGGGCGTGTGGCGCGTGGCCAAGCTGTTTGGCCTGGCGCGCCTGGAGGACCAGTGCACGAAGTACATGGCCAAGGTCATCGAGAAGGTGAGTGTGGGCCCAGGGTGGCTGAGGGTGGGCGACAGGCGTGCCCTGAGCCGGCCTGTCCACAGCTGGTGGAGCAGGCAGACTTCGTGGAGGCTGTGAGGGAGGAGGCCGCGGCCGTGACAGCCCGGCAGGAGACGGACTCCATCCCGCTGGTGGACGACATCCGCTTCCACGTGGGCAGCGCAGTGCAGACGTGCAGCGCCATGCAGCAGGCGCAGCAGCAGCTGCGGGTGCTGGAGGACCTGCTGGTGTCCATCGGCCTGGACTGCTGATGGCTGCACGCGTGGCGGCGTGTGAGCTTCGGGCATCGCCGTGCCGGCAGGGGGTCGGGGGGCTCCCCTCCTCTTTGGGGACCTTGGGATGCGGCCTCTCCCGCAGCACAAACCAGCCCcaaggccctggggctgggcacCGCTCAGGGAGGCCTGGCGGGCCGTCTCTTAGGGCCTCCCTCCCCCATGCCACCTGCTCCTGGCACCACCtcgcatgttttttttttttttcctgggcgGAGGGGGGCAATAAAGCTTGAATTCACCGTGGGAGCCTGTGTACCAAGGACAGGGTTGGGGGAGCTCGGGTCAGGGCCCCGCGTCTGGGGGTCTGAGTAGGCAGCCCCCGTGATGACCAGACTCCCCTTGGGGACAGGGTTCCCCCTTGGCCCTGGGAGGTTTTGCGGGGCTTGAGGTCACTTACTGAGCAGCTGCTGCTCATACCAGCCTGCATTTTGGAGAGCAGGGCCCCAGCTGAGCGGACCCCGCCCGGCTCCCTCCACCCGCCTCGGCCACTGGCTGTGGTGCGTATCATCAGTCCAGGGGGTGCTGAGGATGGAAGccactgtttttttcttccctcagcCCAGGGCCTGCTGCTAAGTGAACAACAAACACTGTTGTTGAATCAAAAAAATTTCCATACATTTTACTGGGAAAAACTAAACTATAGGCCTTCTATTCCCATTGCAAGATCCCGACATTTTTCACATTGGGAAACACAGACCAACCGCTAACAAACAGAGTaagcagaaacagaaaagaaaaacggCTTGTGTATAAAGTGGAGTGTAGGGCGGAAGAGGGCCTGCCGGCGGGGCAGGGGCCACAGGCAGACCGTGCTCTGCTGAGTCCTGGGGGACTGGAGGAAAAGACAACCAGGAATCCTGTTTTGAAATGTCAATATTTGgtttatcattaattttaatttaaaagtaaaatactacATTAAAATACTGCTTATTTTGATTACTAAGATTTTTGGTGCACCCTTACGTAAGTTGTGTGCCCTAGAGGAGTGCCTCCCTTGCCTTGCCCTAGTCCTGGCCCTCACCCAAAGATACGCTTGTTTTTAACCCATCCTATAATAATATTCTCCgcacctgcaaaaaaaaaaaaaaaaaaaaaaaagacatggcatGTGTTTGCTCCTCTACCTGGAAAATTCCTACATAGCTTTCAGTGTGTCCGCCTCACTGCAGCAGAGTGAGGTGGGGTGAAGGTGCTATCAATCACAGAGTTAGGAGTGCTCTTGCCAGGGCTAGGGGCAGCCTTAACTAACTCCTGGAGCGTCCTGCTAGCATAAAAATGTCTCACGTTGGTAAAAGTCTGAAGCACAGCCTCAGGCAGGGACTTCTGAGGGAAGGGGCCCTGGAGCCAGGAAGCTGCCCTCGGGCACTCCagccccccacccgcccccgccaGTGGCTTAGTTCTCGAGTCCCATCAGCGCCCCGCACCGGGGTGGTCACCACCTTCACCTCGGCGAGGCAGCGGGTGTCCTGCACGGGGGCTGGGGACCTGGGCTGGAGCACGTCAGAGCCCCAGCACCCTTATCGGTCTAAGTGGGAGCGGCGTTAGCAGCCACCAAACCTGGTGAGAGTCACGCGGGGTCCGGAGGGAGCCCcagcagaggtggggtggggctcaGCCCGCGGAACCCCGACGTGAACTTGCCTTTTTTCTGGAAGACGGGACGCGAGAGCAATTCCGGGCACACGGGGTAGCCCCTTCTCACCTATGGAGTCTTGGAGATGGACGCTCGTGTTCTCCTGACTCCTCGGCCCTCGAGCTAGTTGTCACCCAGCCTCCACAGTAGCCGCGGGTCGGTCTCCGGGTCCCCCTCCTGCCACCTGGGCCCCAGCTGGGGCCCTGCCTCACCTCCAACTCGCTCTCACCCGCCCTGTTGGCATCTTCCAGGTGGATGCTGAGCCCAGGTCTCCCCTCCTGGAAAGCCCAGGGTGCATGCGTGGTTCCTGGGCACACCTGCCGTCTCTGACCTCTGTGCCCTTCCTTTGCTGTGGGCGCCTGGCTCGTTTCCTAGCTTCCCTGCATTTAGCCGTGGCCACGCCCAGGTCCTAGATGTGAGCAGCAGCGGCGGCAGATGGCAGATGAGGTCTCTGGCTTCGTCCCTGAAAGCTcaccctgcccctttccctccctccctccctccctcccagtggGCTGGGCTGAGGGTGCTGCCCACGGGCCGGAAGCCCCACACTCGAGACAGGGCAGTGAGGGGCGGGGCGGCTGCTGCTCGCACCGGCCTCCATCTGGTCCCGGCCCTGTCCTCTCCCCCAGGCTGCAGACTCCCTCCGGCCAGGGCGGCGGCGGGCTCCCCGCTGTGGCTGGTCCCGGCCCTGCACCCCCACCGCAGGCTCCCGCTATGCACCGTCCCGGGCGCGGGGCTGCTGCTGCAGATCTCCATCCCTCGGAGTCCCCGTTCTGCACCTACCCCGAGCCCCAAGGACATGcgccctcctgctccctctcccgCTCACCTGCTCTCCCCTGCTGGGCCGGCCTGGTGCGCCATcgtccctctccctgccccaccaaGATGAGGCAAGCTGTGTCACCCCGTCCTGGAAGGCCATGGGCCACCTGCCACGTGATGGCCCTCGGCAGGAGTCTGTGCTCCGTGGGGGCTCCCAGGAGGCAGGGACAGCCCAGAGAGGAGGACGCTGCCCACAGTCAACTCCCTGAGGCTCGGGCTGCAGGAGGAGTGTGGGCCTCGGGGAGGGGGCCGTCCTTCAGGTCTACGTGCCACCCAGGGGGCCTCTGCACAGGGGACGGCCAGCTCTGGCCACCCCATGGGACCTACCCCAGAAGGGTTGAAAATTTCATCACAAGTCACCTCAGGAGAgcagctcacctcctctcacgagtATACCAACATCACAACCACCTGCTGAACAACCATCCGTGGAAAAGACCAAACCCTACCAGAAAAGTTCTTCTACAGCTAAAGACGTAAAGAAGGAACGACGACGAGACAGTAGGAGTCCCTTACCCCCAGGTGGGCGACCCACACACTGGAGAATGATGACCCTGCAGAGGCTCCCCCCGCGGAGTGAgagctctgagccccacgtcGGGCTCCGCCGCCCGGGGGTCCAGCACCgggagcccccagagcatctgGCTGTGAAGACAGCGGGGCTTGACTGCAGGACGGGGGAGCAGAGACCCCACTCCTGAAGGGCCGCACAGAACCTCACACGCACCAGGACCCAGGCCAGAAGCAGGGATTCGatgggagcctgggccagacctacctgctgttctcggagggtctcctgcagaggtggggggcggcCGAGGCTCACCTGGGGACACAGACGCCCGTGGCAGATACCCTGGGGGACTTTCGGCCCGTGAACGCAgcagcttctgctgctgctgggctGATAGCTCGGCCTGGGAGCGCCAAGACCAAGcaccacccaacagcctgcaggcccAGTGCTCGGAGCCCCGGGCCAAACAGCCCCCTGGGCAGGGACAGAGCCCCACCCGTCAGCTGGCAGGCTGCCTTGGGACCTGCTGAGCTCACAGCGGCCTgggacacggccctgcccaccagtcgGGGCGAGGCGCAGCTCCACCCACCGGGGGGCAGGCACCGNNNNNNNNNNNNNNNNNNNNNNNNNNNNNNNNNNNNNNNNNNNNNNNNNNNNNNNNNNNNNNNNNNNNNNNNNNNNNNNNNNNNNNNNNNNNNNNNNNNNNNNNNNNNNNNNNNNNNNNNNNNNNNNNNNNNNNNNNNNNNNNNNNNNNNNNNNNNNNNNNNNNNNNNNNNNNNNNNNNNNNNNNNNNNNNNNNNNNNNNNNNNNNNNNNNNNNNNN is a window of Physeter macrocephalus isolate SW-GA chromosome 18, ASM283717v5, whole genome shotgun sequence DNA encoding:
- the ABTB1 gene encoding ankyrin repeat and BTB/POZ domain-containing protein 1 isoform X2 → MDTCDLFSSCRKGDVGRVRYLLEQRDVEVNVRDKWDSTPLYYACLCGHEELVLYLLANGARCEANTFDGERCLYGAQSDAIRRALRDYKQVTASSRRRDDYYSFLLRLLEQGTHSDVVFLVHGKSFRAHRCVLGARSTYFARMLDTRWKGKSVVVLRHPLINPVAFGALLQYLYTGCADVGVEHVGDCERLAKQCQLWDLLGGLEAKLASEPGTSVKVLAIEPPQADPRLREDLALLADCALPPELRGDLGELPFPCDGFSSCPDVCFRVDGYSFLCHKAFFCGRSDYFRALLDDHFRENAELEASGGLLVITLHDISPDIFTHVLYYIYGDHTELPPELAYDVLSVADMYLLPGLKQLCGRGLAQLLDEDSVVGVWRVAKLFGLARLEDQCTKYMAKVIEKLVEQADFVEAVREEAAAVTARQETDSIPLVDDIRFHVGSAVQTCSAMQQAQQQLRVLEDLLVSIGLDC
- the ABTB1 gene encoding ankyrin repeat and BTB/POZ domain-containing protein 1 isoform X1; this encodes MDTCDLFSSCRKGDVGRVRYLLEQRDVEVNVRDKWDSTPLYYACLCGHEELVLYLLANGARCEANTFDGERCLYGAQSDAIRRALRDYKQVTASSRRRDDYYSFLLRLLEQGTHSDVVFLVHGKSFRAHRCVLGARSTYFARMLDTRWKGKSVVVLRHPLINPVAFGALLQYLYTALHPYPGCADVGVEHVGDCERLAKQCQLWDLLGGLEAKLASEPGTSVKVLAIEPPQADPRLREDLALLADCALPPELRGDLGELPFPCDGFSSCPDVCFRVDGYSFLCHKAFFCGRSDYFRALLDDHFRENAELEASGGLLVITLHDISPDIFTHVLYYIYGDHTELPPELAYDVLSVADMYLLPGLKQLCGRGLAQLLDEDSVVGVWRVAKLFGLARLEDQCTKYMAKVIEKLVEQADFVEAVREEAAAVTARQETDSIPLVDDIRFHVGSAVQTCSAMQQAQQQLRVLEDLLVSIGLDC